Proteins co-encoded in one Odontesthes bonariensis isolate fOdoBon6 chromosome 24, fOdoBon6.hap1, whole genome shotgun sequence genomic window:
- the angel2 gene encoding protein angel homolog 2 isoform X1, with protein sequence MRPSRNIKDVSSSREENRSMFLHRLSSLGSSFSSRGHPALRQAGFRSSAASSFLPQLVPSHHPWWSVQGFPPWPPRPPHSHLPAHQSFALHPRNFSNIGGGWCSFHTSAGCTMERRDREPPNKRKKSGDEKESHRGGEPKETGGKAKDGQSKWKHHHQDFRKDGSLRPSDRFKDASRDKKNGPERVGSWENSRDRHVERTKTGNHDRQRKDSRDGTPKQPSQPNAWFKGRGSEAPGGLRGDTAGQAEQQQDGGKWTGLLSESSSPSHPADPWQSVGANGPTPPAATSLPGKSLRRRWELCSTEPQPPGVSTAFDFSVMSYNILSQELLHDNSYLYRHCEPGVLSWDYRLPNLLAEIQQHNADIVCLQEVQEDHYENQIKPALQALGYQCEFKKRTGRKPDGCALSFKTSRFSLLSSTPVEFFRHGDALLDRDNVGLVVLLQPNDGVSRSDPSSFVCVANTHLLYNPRRGDIKLAQLAILLAEINRLSDGSKNPVVLCGDFNSAPQSPLYSFLTTGCLDYRGLQVGMVSGQESSPRGQRCLTPPLWSHRLGINLQCQYERQPPPTSPTAVEGAISNLTVEDLATRAAADVHSTKIEHRLKLQSSYQHHLVADGRPEITTCHSRTALTVDYILYSPDSTPPPGGRGLQLLGRLSLVGQSELEEVNGLPNRRHSSDHLPLLAGFRLRR encoded by the exons ATGCGTCCAAGTCGAAACATAAAAGATGTGTCTTCCAGCCGTGAGGAGAA CCGCTCCATGTTCCTTCACCGGCTGAGCTCCCTCggttcctccttctcttcccgAGGCCATCCTGCTCTCCGCCAGGCCGGCTTCAGGAGCAGCGctgcctcctccttcctcccccAGTTAGTCCCCTCCCATCATCCATGGTGGTCTGTTCAGGGGTTTCCACCCTGGCCTCCTCGACCCCCCCACTCCCACCTACCAGCCCATCAGAGCTTCGCTTTGCACCCTCGGAACTTCTCTAACATCGGCGGTGGTTGGTGTTCCTTCCACACCTCTGCAGGCTGCACGATGGAGCGTCGGGACAGAGAACCCCCGAACAAACGTAAGAAAAGTGGAGATGAAAAGGAGTCGCACAGAGGAGGAGAACCAAAGGAAACAGGAGGCAAAGCCAAGGACGGACAGTCCAAGTGGAAGCACCATCATCAGGATTTCAGAAAGGACGGCAGCCTTCGACCAAGTGACCGCTTCAAGGATGCGAGTCGAGACAAAAAAAACGGTCCCGAGAGAGTCGGCAGCTGGGAAAACAGCAGAGACAGACATGTAGAAAGGACTAAAACTGGAAATCACGACAGGCAGAGAAAAGACAGCAGAGATGGAACTCCAAAACAACCCTCGCAACCCAATGCCTGGTTCAAAGGCCGGGGCTCTGAAGCGCCGGGGGGGCTCCGCGGGGACACAGCGGGGCAGGCGGAACAACAGCAGGATGGGGGGAAGTGGACGGGGCTTCTCTCCGAGTCTTCCAGCCCATCTCACCCTGCAGACCCGTGGCAGTCGGTCGGAGCAAACGGACCAACTCCTCCAGCTGCGACCTCGCTGCCGGGCAAAT CTCTCCGCAGGCGGTGGGAGCTGTGCAGTACTGAACCCCAGCCACCGGGTGTCAGCACAGCGTTCGACTTCTCGGTGATGTCCTACAACATCCTGTCTCAGGAGCTGCTGCACGACAACTCCTATCTGTACCGGCACTGTGAGCCCGGCGTGCTGTCCTGGGACTACCGGCTGCCCAACCTGCTGGCCGAGATCCAGCAGCACAACGCTGAT ATCGTGTGTCTTCAGGAAGTGCAGGAGGACCACTATGAGAACCAGATTAAACCTGCTCTACAGGCACTAG gATACCAGTGTGAGTTTAAGAAGCGCACAGGAAGGAAACCAGACGGTTGTGCCCTCTCCTTCAAAACCTCCCGcttctccctcctctcctccactCCGGTCGAGTTCTTCCGGCATGGCGACGCCCTCCTGGACCGGGACAACGTGGGTTTggttgtgctgctgcagcccaACGACGGCGTCAGCCGGTCGGATCCCTCCTCGTTCGTCTGCGTCGCCAACACTCACCTCCTCTACAACCCTCGCCGGGGGGACATCAAGCTGGCTCAGCTGGCCATCCTGCTGGCTGAGATAAACCGGCTCTCTGACGGCTCCAAAAACCCGGTGGTGCTCTGTGGGGACTTTAACTCGGCTCCCCAGAGTCCTCTGTACAGCTTCCTGACCACGGGCTGCCTGGACTACCGAGGACTGCAGGTCGGCATG GTGTCGGGTCAGGAAAGCAGTCCCAGAGGTCAGCGCTGTCTCACACCGCCGCTCTGGTCTCACAGACTGGGAATCAATCTTCAGTGTCAGTATGAGAGGCAGCCCCCCCCCACCAGCCCCACAG CTGTTGAAGGAGCCATCTCTAATCTGACTGTGGAGGATCTCGCCACCAGAGCCGCCGCTGACGTTCACAG CACGAAGATCGAGCACCGCCTGAAGCTGCAGTCGTCCTATCAGCACCACCTGGTGGCTGACGGCAGGCCTGAGATCACCACGTGTCACTCACGCACGGCCCTGACGGTGGATTACATCCTGTACAGCCCCg ATTCCACGCCGCCTCCTGGTGGGCGGGGCCTCCAGCTGCTGGGCAGGCTGTCATTAGTCGGCCAATCGGAGCTGGAGGAAGTCAACGGCCTGCCCAATCGGCGCCACTCGTCGGACCATCTTCCTCTCCTGGCGGGCTTCCGCCTCCGCCGCTGA
- the angel2 gene encoding protein angel homolog 2 isoform X2 — translation MFLHRLSSLGSSFSSRGHPALRQAGFRSSAASSFLPQLVPSHHPWWSVQGFPPWPPRPPHSHLPAHQSFALHPRNFSNIGGGWCSFHTSAGCTMERRDREPPNKRKKSGDEKESHRGGEPKETGGKAKDGQSKWKHHHQDFRKDGSLRPSDRFKDASRDKKNGPERVGSWENSRDRHVERTKTGNHDRQRKDSRDGTPKQPSQPNAWFKGRGSEAPGGLRGDTAGQAEQQQDGGKWTGLLSESSSPSHPADPWQSVGANGPTPPAATSLPGKSLRRRWELCSTEPQPPGVSTAFDFSVMSYNILSQELLHDNSYLYRHCEPGVLSWDYRLPNLLAEIQQHNADIVCLQEVQEDHYENQIKPALQALGYQCEFKKRTGRKPDGCALSFKTSRFSLLSSTPVEFFRHGDALLDRDNVGLVVLLQPNDGVSRSDPSSFVCVANTHLLYNPRRGDIKLAQLAILLAEINRLSDGSKNPVVLCGDFNSAPQSPLYSFLTTGCLDYRGLQVGMVSGQESSPRGQRCLTPPLWSHRLGINLQCQYERQPPPTSPTAVEGAISNLTVEDLATRAAADVHSTKIEHRLKLQSSYQHHLVADGRPEITTCHSRTALTVDYILYSPDSTPPPGGRGLQLLGRLSLVGQSELEEVNGLPNRRHSSDHLPLLAGFRLRR, via the exons ATGTTCCTTCACCGGCTGAGCTCCCTCggttcctccttctcttcccgAGGCCATCCTGCTCTCCGCCAGGCCGGCTTCAGGAGCAGCGctgcctcctccttcctcccccAGTTAGTCCCCTCCCATCATCCATGGTGGTCTGTTCAGGGGTTTCCACCCTGGCCTCCTCGACCCCCCCACTCCCACCTACCAGCCCATCAGAGCTTCGCTTTGCACCCTCGGAACTTCTCTAACATCGGCGGTGGTTGGTGTTCCTTCCACACCTCTGCAGGCTGCACGATGGAGCGTCGGGACAGAGAACCCCCGAACAAACGTAAGAAAAGTGGAGATGAAAAGGAGTCGCACAGAGGAGGAGAACCAAAGGAAACAGGAGGCAAAGCCAAGGACGGACAGTCCAAGTGGAAGCACCATCATCAGGATTTCAGAAAGGACGGCAGCCTTCGACCAAGTGACCGCTTCAAGGATGCGAGTCGAGACAAAAAAAACGGTCCCGAGAGAGTCGGCAGCTGGGAAAACAGCAGAGACAGACATGTAGAAAGGACTAAAACTGGAAATCACGACAGGCAGAGAAAAGACAGCAGAGATGGAACTCCAAAACAACCCTCGCAACCCAATGCCTGGTTCAAAGGCCGGGGCTCTGAAGCGCCGGGGGGGCTCCGCGGGGACACAGCGGGGCAGGCGGAACAACAGCAGGATGGGGGGAAGTGGACGGGGCTTCTCTCCGAGTCTTCCAGCCCATCTCACCCTGCAGACCCGTGGCAGTCGGTCGGAGCAAACGGACCAACTCCTCCAGCTGCGACCTCGCTGCCGGGCAAAT CTCTCCGCAGGCGGTGGGAGCTGTGCAGTACTGAACCCCAGCCACCGGGTGTCAGCACAGCGTTCGACTTCTCGGTGATGTCCTACAACATCCTGTCTCAGGAGCTGCTGCACGACAACTCCTATCTGTACCGGCACTGTGAGCCCGGCGTGCTGTCCTGGGACTACCGGCTGCCCAACCTGCTGGCCGAGATCCAGCAGCACAACGCTGAT ATCGTGTGTCTTCAGGAAGTGCAGGAGGACCACTATGAGAACCAGATTAAACCTGCTCTACAGGCACTAG gATACCAGTGTGAGTTTAAGAAGCGCACAGGAAGGAAACCAGACGGTTGTGCCCTCTCCTTCAAAACCTCCCGcttctccctcctctcctccactCCGGTCGAGTTCTTCCGGCATGGCGACGCCCTCCTGGACCGGGACAACGTGGGTTTggttgtgctgctgcagcccaACGACGGCGTCAGCCGGTCGGATCCCTCCTCGTTCGTCTGCGTCGCCAACACTCACCTCCTCTACAACCCTCGCCGGGGGGACATCAAGCTGGCTCAGCTGGCCATCCTGCTGGCTGAGATAAACCGGCTCTCTGACGGCTCCAAAAACCCGGTGGTGCTCTGTGGGGACTTTAACTCGGCTCCCCAGAGTCCTCTGTACAGCTTCCTGACCACGGGCTGCCTGGACTACCGAGGACTGCAGGTCGGCATG GTGTCGGGTCAGGAAAGCAGTCCCAGAGGTCAGCGCTGTCTCACACCGCCGCTCTGGTCTCACAGACTGGGAATCAATCTTCAGTGTCAGTATGAGAGGCAGCCCCCCCCCACCAGCCCCACAG CTGTTGAAGGAGCCATCTCTAATCTGACTGTGGAGGATCTCGCCACCAGAGCCGCCGCTGACGTTCACAG CACGAAGATCGAGCACCGCCTGAAGCTGCAGTCGTCCTATCAGCACCACCTGGTGGCTGACGGCAGGCCTGAGATCACCACGTGTCACTCACGCACGGCCCTGACGGTGGATTACATCCTGTACAGCCCCg ATTCCACGCCGCCTCCTGGTGGGCGGGGCCTCCAGCTGCTGGGCAGGCTGTCATTAGTCGGCCAATCGGAGCTGGAGGAAGTCAACGGCCTGCCCAATCGGCGCCACTCGTCGGACCATCTTCCTCTCCTGGCGGGCTTCCGCCTCCGCCGCTGA